The sequence CGAATGTCCTCTCATATCAGCGGATTGTCGAGACTGGAACTGGAGGGTATCTGGTTCGGCAATACATACATAGTTCTCTGTATGATCGAATGAGGTATGTTCCCGTCGCATTCTGAGTATCAaggaagataaagccatcTAACGTTATGTAGCACTCGACCTTTCTTAGAGGATATGGAAAAGAAGTGGATAATCTTTCAGCTTCTGTGTGCTCTTCGTGAGTGCCACTCCCAAAATATCTTCCACGGAGATATAAAAACTGAAAATGTCCTGGTTACTTCGTGGAACTGGGTGTACCTGTCCGACTTCTCTTCGTCTTTTAAACCAACTTTTCTTCCTGAAGATAATCCTGCCGACTTTTCATTCTACTTCGACACCTCTGGCCGCAGGACTTGCTATCTTGCACCGGAACGATTTTTAAGTGCTGGAGAAGACCCAGGAGACCGCCAGGTCAATTGGGCTATGGATGTCTTTAGCGCTGGATGTGTTATTGCAGAACTCTTCCTAGAATCGCCCATCTTCACGTTAAGCCAACTTTACAAATATCGCAAAGGCGAATACAGTCCAGAGCAAGGCCCACTAGCAGAGATTCGAGATCCAGATGTCAGGGAGCTAATCCTACATATGATAAGCATCGATCCAGAATCGCGTTACTCAGCGGAGGAATGCCTGAACTTCTGGCGCAAGAAGACATTTCCTGaatatttttatagttttcTTCACCAATACATGGGATTAATTACGGACCCGACGTCGGGCCGTATGCGAATGGATATCAATGCCGCAGATTTACATGAAGCGGATGATAGGATCGAGAGGGTCTTTCTTGATTTTGACAAAATATCCTATTTTTTGGGATCGAATCCTCAAACTGCCCTAGGTGGGACGAGGGAGACCACTCCACTATTAACTCATCAAGCTGATATTATGCAACTGGATTTACCCACATCCGATAGCCAGACTGCTAAATCTCCACCGAACGAGGTAGATGGCATCTTGATATTCCTCACATTGGTCGTGTCGAGCTTGCGAAATACCGCCAAGTCGTCTGCTAGAGTGAAAGCATGCGATATCCTCCTAGCTTTTGCTGAGAGGGTACCCGACGAAGCAAAACTGGACAGAATTCTACCATTCGtcatgttgttgttgaacGACCGTTCAGACGTTGTCAAGGTTGCAGCCATCCGCACACTGACTCAGCTTTTAGCTATGGTGAAAGTCGTATCGCCGGTTAATGCCTACATTTTCCCGGAGTATCTGTTTCCAAGGCTTCAACCGTTTATACTAGGATCGAATGGCAATCCCTGCCCCACGGTCAGAGCAGCATATGCCTCTTGTATTGCCTCGCTTGCTCACACATCTCTTCGAATTTTAGATATGGTACAAGCACTGCGATCTGATGTCCGTCTAATGGCTCTAATCCCAGCTGGGTCTGAAACAGGCTGGACGGAAGATGCCTCGTACCACAATCTTTATGATGTTGCTCGCGTGGATTTGTTAGAATTCTTTGAAGCTCATGCAAAAGCACTTCTAACGGATCCCGATGTCTCCGTTCGCCGCGCCTTTCTAGGCTCTGTTTCCAGTCTCTGCGTGTTCTTTGGCAGCCCTAAAGCGAGTGAGGTTATTTTAAGCCATTTGAATACATATCTGAACGACGAGGACTGGATTCTCAAATGTGCCTTTTTCGAGGCGGTGGTTGGGGTTGCTACGTACGTTGGTAGTATCAGTCTTGAAGAATTCATTCTTCCACTCATGGTTCAATCCATGGCTGATCCCGAAGAGTTTGTTGTCGAGAGAGCCCTCAGATCACTTGCCAGCATGGCTCGGTTAGGTCTTTTCCAGAGGTCAACCACCTGGGATCTTCTCTACATTGTTGTTCGGTTTTTTGTACATCCGAGCATTTGGATTCGGGAGGCTGCTGTGAATTTTGTGGTTGCCTCCACATCCTTTTTGTCCGTGGCAGATAAATACTGTATTGTATCGCCTCTTGTTCGCCCGTTTCTCAAGGCTAATACGACGGATATCTCGACATCTCAGTTATTGGATGCCCTCAAAAGGCCGCTCCCCAAAAACGTATATGATATGTCCCAGGTTTGGGCTATAAAGGCGGAAAAGGGGGTCTTCTGGGAATCGGCGGCCCAAGATGGCACATTCATCTTAGGTGGTGCCGCAGCTACAAACTTTGGGAAATTACGCCGATCAGCGTTGAGTAATATAGCGAAAAACGAAGAAGATCAACAGTGGATCGGCCGCCTCAGAAACTTAGGCATGGGTCCGGAAGACGAATTTAAACTACTTGCTCTAAAGGAGTACATCTGGCGCATAGCTACGAGAAGGCTCAAAGGACCTTCAGGGACTCAGAAAGCGGTCGTACCGGATATTGTTCCCTTGAGTCAATACGACATAACACCACAAACGGTTTTTTTTGATAAGAAGCAAGGACCAAGGCAACAACATTCACAGCCACCTGCAAGGGGAACCTACCCGTCAGACGGCGAGAGAAAGACCCATACAATTGCAGACGCCTTATTGGACGCTTCGAGCACAATTGATGGGAACGATCCTTTGCGAAGGCATGGTATCGGTCGCAGCGGTAGACAACACAGTTCCGAAGTTGTGTCGACTCTATCTCGACAACGCACGTTAGAATCTCTGAAATGCGACTCTTCAACAGCTACCTCTCCTCCACATGTTCAGCCGGAATCCGTGAGCTCCTCTGCAGCAGCTTCAGATGCTGAGCGAAGAGATACTGGCGATCGGATGAGGCAAGGGAAGGCACTCGTCAGGTCCGATTCATCAGCACAAGGATCAGAGAGTTCATATCTAAGAGCCAGAGGCGACGATATCAGGCGCCGATCCAGCCCAATCCACCTTCTTAATCGCCAAGAGAACTACAAAGCCTATGCCGAAACTGGGACCACCTCTACAAATGTGCTCGGGGAGGTTGATACTCCCCTCCCTAGGAGCTCACCTCAAACACCGACTATTGCAGCTTCAAATAGTGGAAATGCAGTAGAGCCCGTTCGACAATATCGAGCAAACCATACGTACCGTGGTAACGACCCGACGATCTTGAAGCTCCTCGATGCAGTTTTTGCAGAAAATTACCCCACCGATCTATTTGATTTTGGGCCAGTTGTTGCTCCGGTTTCTAGTCGAAGTCCGATCAAAAAAGCCAGCGGGCAATTAGCAAATACACCTTGGAGACCACAGGGAAATTTGGTTGCACTCTTTGGCGAACACACAGGTCCCATCAATAGAGTTGCTGTAGCACCTAATCATGCCTTTTTCGTCACTGCTTCGGACGATGGTACTGTTAAGGTGTGGGATACGACTCGCCTGGAAAAGAACTTGACTCCACGATCCCGCCAAACGCACCGTCATGCCGCAGGAACGAAAGTTAAATGTGTCACTTTTGTGGAAAACACTTACACCTTCATAAGTGCTGCCACAGACGGGAGCGTTCACGCAGTCCGAATCGATTATCAAAATTATAATGACACAGTTCGATATGGCAAGCCACATATTGTTCGGCAATATCAGATAACCCCATCCGGGGGAGAGAATGAGTATGCTGTTTGGATGGAACATTACCGTACAGACGTGCATTCTCTACTCCTAATGGCCACCAATCGATCCAAAATTATCGGTCTTGACTTGAAATCAATGAATGAGGTGTTCATTCTCCGAAACCCAGTCCACTACGGAATGCCAACAACATTTTGCGTCGATAGAAAGCGAAACTGGCTGCTCATTGGCACCATGCACGGTATACTCAACTTATGGGATCTTCGATTCTGCGTGTTAGTAAAATCATGGGGTCTTCCTGGCGGTACGCCAGTTAATCGGCTCCTCATACATCCACTAAAGGGACGGGGCCGATGGGTTTGCGTCACTGGCGGGGGCAAAAGCGGTTCAGAAGTAATGGTTTGGGATATCGACAAAATGCAATGCCGAGAGGTATATCGCACCGCTGTCATTAGTAGTGCATCCGATGACAACGGCAAGCCCCCCGCTGCCGCCGCGCAAACACACCGAAACATCCATTTTACTCCTGACACAACTTGGAAGGCCTATGATCCATGGCGAGTCGACGACGAAAAGCCCGAATCTCTCCTTTCCCGCTTCGCAATGGCGTCCTCGCCCGACTCGTCTTCAAATAGCGTCACTAACGATCGAAATGGCATCCGCGCCATCGCCGTTGGCCTTGATGTCCCTGACCCAAGTGCCCCAACTGGGAATCAGACCAACAACAACTTCTCATCGAAGTGTGGCTTCCTCATTTCCGGCGGCTCTGACCGCAAAATTCGTTTCTGGGACGTCTCCCATCCAGA is a genomic window of Coccidioides posadasii str. Silveira chromosome 3, complete sequence containing:
- the VPS15 gene encoding Serine/threonine-protein kinase (BUSCO:123277at4751~EggNog:ENOG410PI6P~COG:T~BUSCO:176at33183), producing the protein MGQGYSITTLSAGSAGIDIPELADLVYEKSLGTARFMKSIRARQHNGLVFVKAIMKPYPSLQLDPYERAIRRERNILRDIPNVLSYQRIVETGTGGYLVRQYIHSSLYDRMSTRPFLEDMEKKWIIFQLLCALRECHSQNIFHGDIKTENVLVTSWNWVYLSDFSSSFKPTFLPEDNPADFSFYFDTSGRRTCYLAPERFLSAGEDPGDRQVNWAMDVFSAGCVIAELFLESPIFTLSQLYKYRKGEYSPEQGPLAEIRDPDVRELILHMISIDPESRYSAEECLNFWRKKTFPEYFYSFLHQYMGLITDPTSGRMRMDINAADLHEADDRIERVFLDFDKISYFLGSNPQTALGGTRETTPLLTHQADIMQLDLPTSDSQTAKSPPNEVDGILIFLTLVVSSLRNTAKSSARVKACDILLAFAERVPDEAKLDRILPFVMLLLNDRSDVVKVAAIRTLTQLLAMVKVVSPVNAYIFPEYLFPRLQPFILGSNGNPCPTVRAAYASCIASLAHTSLRILDMVQALRSDVRLMALIPAGSETGWTEDASYHNLYDVARVDLLEFFEAHAKALLTDPDVSVRRAFLGSVSSLCVFFGSPKASEVILSHLNTYLNDEDWILKCAFFEAVVGVATYVGSISLEEFILPLMVQSMADPEEFVVERALRSLASMARLGLFQRSTTWDLLYIVVRFFVHPSIWIREAAVNFVVASTSFLSVADKYCIVSPLVRPFLKANTTDISTSQLLDALKRPLPKNVYDMSQVWAIKAEKGVFWESAAQDGTFILGGAAATNFGKLRRSALSNIAKNEEDQQWIGRLRNLGMGPEDEFKLLALKEYIWRIATRRLKGPSGTQKAVVPDIVPLSQYDITPQTVFFDKKQGPRQQHSQPPARGTYPSDGERKTHTIADALLDASSTIDGNDPLRRHGIGRSGRQHSSEVVSTLSRQRTLESLKCDSSTATSPPHVQPESVSSSAAASDAERRDTGDRMRQGKALVRSDSSAQGSESSYLRARGDDIRRRSSPIHLLNRQENYKAYAETGTTSTNVLGEVDTPLPRSSPQTPTIAASNSGNAVEPVRQYRANHTYRGNDPTILKLLDAVFAENYPTDLFDFGPVVAPVSSRSPIKKASGQLANTPWRPQGNLVALFGEHTGPINRVAVAPNHAFFVTASDDGTVKVWDTTRLEKNLTPRSRQTHRHAAGTKVKCVTFVENTYTFISAATDGSVHAVRIDYQNYNDTVRYGKPHIVRQYQITPSGGENEYAVWMEHYRTDVHSLLLMATNRSKIIGLDLKSMNEVFILRNPVHYGMPTTFCVDRKRNWLLIGTMHGILNLWDLRFCVLVKSWGLPGGTPVNRLLIHPLKGRGRWVCVTGGGKSGSEVMVWDIDKMQCREVYRTAVISSASDDNGKPPAAAAQTHRNIHFTPDTTWKAYDPWRVDDEKPESLLSRFAMASSPDSSSNSVTNDRNGIRAIAVGLDVPDPSAPTGNQTNNNFSSKCGFLISGGSDRKIRFWDVSHPDASTIISSPDMISDGASLSAKPRYEITNPTPSLTITTEWLPSSGASTSAAGRAGPGSKKSGAGATGGGAGRPPRSTVISLQQQQLLKSHLDIILDIAVLEVPYGMTVSVDRGGMIYVFQ